From a single Rosa rugosa chromosome 7, drRosRugo1.1, whole genome shotgun sequence genomic region:
- the LOC133721596 gene encoding co-chaperone protein p23-2 isoform X1, with product MSRHPEVLWAQRSDKVYLTVALPDAKDISVKCEPEGLFAFSATGVQGESFHFTLELYGQILPQRWELGNSLLQGCKTKAGSRNILCSIQKLHKAWWQRLLKTQEKPAPYIKVDWNNWCDEDDELDSTSNLASDDDDSDADAANIGEDEGSSEDEGMLYLPDLEKARKK from the exons atgag TCGGCACCCGGAGGTTCTTTGGGCGCAGCGGTCCGATAAAGTATACCTGACGGTGGCGTTACCGGATGCGAAAGACATAAGCGTCAAGTGTGAGCCCGAGGGCTTGTTCGCCTTCTCCGCCACCGGAGTCCAAGGAGAGTCCTTTCACTTCACTTTGGAGCTCTACGGACAGATACTACCTCAG aGATGGGAGCTCGGGAATTCGTTGTTGCAGGGTTGTAAAACTAAGGCTGGCTCAAGGAACATCCTCTGCTCCATCCAGAAACTACACAAAGCTTGGTGGCAACGACTTCTCAAGACCCAAGAAAAACCTGCCCCTTACATTAAGGTCGATTGGAACAATTGGTGCGACGAGGACGACGAACTAGACTCCACTT CTAATTTggcctctgatgatgatgattctgatgCTGATGCTGCG AATATCGGCGAAGATGAAGGAAGCAGCgaagatgaaggaatgctct ATCTTCCCGACCTGGAGAAGGCACGAAAAAAATAA
- the LOC133721595 gene encoding uncharacterized protein LOC133721595, whose product MSTMRMKHLSSVAKDVVQFCAVKLNTSVDKLTEEFEATSSWNNKTASSPGGGGAAAVGTYARKFIEFCSAKGVNELCQNNIEEKIADGIFSRFTFDMMLAWEIPYSAQEDSFTECVAKEKEDKNVVAKFPPEQDDVSLFYTDLMPLLVDNERNVGEDAFVWLGSLVPLVTDVVNGRFTFETLTAPTGYRLHFPAYDKYLKEIDKCIKHLQKQAKPKGVELADDEFILHVEGTASSQRVVRHIGGTSWPGKLTLTNYALYFEASGVITYEDALKIDLSKDKEQSVKPASTGPWGAPLFDKAIVIESPELSEGIVLEFPEVTSSTRRDHWLALTKEIMLMHQFLSKFKLECPIQAWEMHARTILSIIRLHAAREMLRISPPQPTRFLIFSLFEELPKGDYILEELAESLKKVNSGHPCSASSILRCMIISESIHSSVEVTEVGKEIAGPSGPVEDTSLLESVINQAREEEKEIAIAKATTEGLKEEGITESTTIFMELLKPLRNEWSWFEEVLTWERPATTLIVIGAALIVTYKEWVGKAIAAFLVWVVAKMIRARRERIDEKCNELVVYTASEQTTVENIVSAQHGVQTVHEIVKKANVSVLKLWSIFISKAHKHANTAMLVLSAASIFLAVVPMKVFIMGALLYYFTMTLVSKLGKSEGNNQGFTRRLKEWWDSIPVIPVHVVDEVPNSPNRMKCVQAEG is encoded by the exons ATGTCGACAATGAGAATGAAACATCTCTCCTCCGTTGCCAAGGATGTTGTACAATTCTGCGCTGT GAAACTGAACACATCGGTGGATAAGTTAACGGAGGAATTTGAAGCGACCAGCTCATGGAACAACAAAACGGCGTCGTCGCccggtggtggtggtgctgcTGCTGTTGGCACTTACGCGAGGAAATTTATAGAATTTTGCAGTGCAAAGGGTGTGAATGAGTTATGCCAAAACAATATTGAGGAAAAGATTGCCGATGGAATCTTTAGTCGTTTCACATTCGACATGATGCTCGCCTGGGAGATTCCCTACTCTGCCCAAGAGGACTCTTTCACC GAGTGTGTGGCAAAGGAGAAAGAAGACAAAAATGTAGTTGCAAAGTTTCCTCCAGAACAAGATGATGTTTCTTTGTTCTATACAGACCTCATGCCACTTCTA GTTGATAATGAGCGGAACGTTGGAGAAGATGCATTTGTGTGGTTGGGATCACTTGTTCCATTAGTCACAGATGTTGTTAATGGAAGATTTACCTTTGAAACTTTAACAGCACCTACAGGATACCGGCTCCATTTTCCTGCATATGACAAATACCTCAAGGAAATCGACAA atGTATAAAACATCTGCAAAAACAAGCAAAGCCAAAGGGTGTGGAGCTTGCAGATGATGAATTCATTTTACATGTGGAGGGAACTGCTAGCTCACAAAGAGTGGTACGCCACATCGGAGGAACAAGTTGGCCTG gtaAGCTCACCCTGACCAATTACGCACTCTATTTTGAGGCCTCTGGTGTGATAACATATGAAGATGCTCTTAAAATAGACCTTTCAAAGGATAAGGAGCAGAGTGTCAAACCAGCCTCTACAGGACCATGGGGTGCCCCACTTTTTGACAAGGCTATTGTTATCGAGTCTCCGGAGTT ATCAGAGGGGATTGTGCTCGAGTTCCCCGAGGTAACAAGCTCCACAAGGCGTGACCATTGGCTTGCACTAACAAAGGAGATCATGTTGATGCACCAGTTTCTATCAAAATTCAAATTAGAATGTCCAATACAAGCATGGGAGATGCATGCAAGGACAATACTATCAATAATAAGGCTCCATGCAGCAAGGGAAATGCTACGAATATCTCCCCCTCAACCGACACGATTCTTAATCTTTTCCTTGTTTGAGGAGTTACCCAAGGGGGATTACATTCTAGAAGAGCTTGCTGAGAGTCTAAAGAAGGTCAATAGTGGACATCCATGTAGTGCAAGTTCAATCCTAAGGTGTATGATCATTTCTGAGTCAATTCACTCAAGTGTAGAGGTAACAGAAGTGGGTAAGGAAATTGCAGGTCCAAGTGGTCCAGTTGAAGACACATCCTTATTAGAAAGTGTAATTAATCAagcaagagaggaagagaaggaaATTGCTATTGCCAAAGCGACCACAGAGGGACTGAAAGAAGAAGGCATCACTGAAAGCACTACTATTTTTATG GAGCTACTAAAGCCCCTTAGAAATGAGTGGTCTTGGTTTGAAGAAGTCCTCACATGGGAAAGGCCAGCAACCACACTGATTGTGATTGGTGCGGCTCTAATTGTCACCTACAA GGAGTGGGTGGGCAAAGCCATAGCAGCTTTCTTGGTTTGGGTGGTTGCGAAGATGATTAGAGCAAGACGGGAAAGAATTGATGAAAAGTGCAATGAGCTAGTTGTGTACACTGCATCTGAACAGACTACAGTTGAAAACATAGTGTCAGCTCAACACGGGGTGCAAACTGTGCACGAGATAGTGAAGAAAGCAAATGTATCGGTGTTGAAACTGTGGTCGATATTCATTTCAAAGGCCCACAAG CATGCAAATACAGCAATGCTGGTGCTAAGTGCAGCCTCAATATTTTTAGCGGTGGTTCCGATGAAGGTGTTTATAATGGGAGCCTTGTTGTATTACTTCACAATGACATTAGTATCAAAGTTAGGTAAGAGTGAGGGAAACAACCAAGGATTTACTAGACGACTGAAAGAATGGTGGGATTCAATTCCAGTTATTCCTGTGCATGTTGTTGATGAGGTTCCCAACAGTCCAAATCGAATGAAATGCGTACAGGCGGAAGGCTAG
- the LOC133721596 gene encoding co-chaperone protein p23-2 isoform X2, whose protein sequence is MSRHPEVLWAQRSDKVYLTVALPDAKDISVKCEPEGLFAFSATGVQGESFHFTLELYGQILPQGCKTKAGSRNILCSIQKLHKAWWQRLLKTQEKPAPYIKVDWNNWCDEDDELDSTSNLASDDDDSDADAANIGEDEGSSEDEGMLYLPDLEKARKK, encoded by the exons atgag TCGGCACCCGGAGGTTCTTTGGGCGCAGCGGTCCGATAAAGTATACCTGACGGTGGCGTTACCGGATGCGAAAGACATAAGCGTCAAGTGTGAGCCCGAGGGCTTGTTCGCCTTCTCCGCCACCGGAGTCCAAGGAGAGTCCTTTCACTTCACTTTGGAGCTCTACGGACAGATACTACCTCAG GGTTGTAAAACTAAGGCTGGCTCAAGGAACATCCTCTGCTCCATCCAGAAACTACACAAAGCTTGGTGGCAACGACTTCTCAAGACCCAAGAAAAACCTGCCCCTTACATTAAGGTCGATTGGAACAATTGGTGCGACGAGGACGACGAACTAGACTCCACTT CTAATTTggcctctgatgatgatgattctgatgCTGATGCTGCG AATATCGGCGAAGATGAAGGAAGCAGCgaagatgaaggaatgctct ATCTTCCCGACCTGGAGAAGGCACGAAAAAAATAA